The Limanda limanda chromosome 13, fLimLim1.1, whole genome shotgun sequence genome has a window encoding:
- the cc2d1b gene encoding coiled-coil and C2 domain-containing protein 1B isoform X2 — protein MFAKKKKAPQPRGKGAAAARQMGLFMDPEEMMGLEENLDDSDLEAELASITGEKAAVRGRAKQKGKTPLPMDDIARMADACMRDVDDDDDLEDDEDLLAELQEVVGEEEAEDVATVSSSSTTTDLSEAATQESAPAQQEVKMSLAPGGLEGHLEERICMYKTASHNAKIAGETSKVRRFNRGLKTLEAMLAGLKRGRPVDEAEIPPPVATGAQRDAPPPAVPARPAPPVPSSPESPDQSEESDATTPSPAAPEVVTPTSDEKQWSSAPPSHLSSVPSPEEQTEEPALVSQSGQTAATAATKALLLERQSEFKMAALRAKKQGDLEQAKLYFKTGKRFDAVIEALEKGQEVDLSGLPPSPGQGSGGTSLPVKEQTSGPNTQVTQPAAALPAAAASSVPAPPRDVLEALEQRRAKYVEASAQAKAAGDDRKARMHDRIAKQYQSAIRTHKAGKPVDFDELPVPPGFPPIPGQRASAAEHRFVAALEAASKIVDADSAEPPEEDEDEEKEEESKSAVPEETKKPSLDVPTAGQGRKRTPSASPDRSTAREGISPTGVQQLEFLEGRKKQYLKAALIAKQKNDLDQAKSFLRTAKGFEPMIEAARSGKSVDISTVPSPPGDEDEDFILVHHSDVQGSEKTEPVYTQLAKILKEQHEKCMTHSKQFTHLGNISETTKFEKMADSCKKSLEVLKLAQSRGLPPPKHHFEQRSFHTARIFPELSSTDMVVVIVKGMNLPAPSGIQTNDLDAYVKFDFPYPSSEQPQKHKTSVIKNTNSPDYNQSFTLTINRNNRIFRRVLTSKGFKLELLHKGGFLRSDKPIGTAHVKLDKLESQSEIREIVEVMDGRKHTGGRVEVKIRMREPLSGQDMQSSTERWLVIDKSQVVV, from the exons atgtttgccaagaagaagaaagcaCCTCAGCCCAGAGGCAAGGGCGCTGCTGCAGCCAGACAG ATGGGTCTGTTCATGGACCCTGAGGAGATGATGGGTCTGGAGGAGAATCTGGACGACTCAGACTTGGAGGCCGAACTCGCATCCATCACTGGAGAAAAAGCCGCTGTGAGAGGGAGAGCCAAGCAGAAGGGCAAGA CCCCTCTGCCCATGGACGACATCGCTAGGATGGCCGACGCGTGCATGAGAGATGTGGATGACGATGATGACTTGGAAGATGACGAAGATCTGTTG gcGGAGCTACAGGAAGTGGTgggtgaggaggaagctgaggatgTAGCAACTGTTTCCTCATCTTCTACCACCACTGATCTCTCTGAAGCTGCAACACAAGAGTCTGCACCAGCGCAG caggaagTAAAGATGTCATTGGCCCCGGGCGGCCTAGAGGGCCACCTAGAGGAGAGGATATGCATGTACAAGACGGCCTCACACAACGCCAAGATCGCAGGAGAGACCTCGAAAGTGCGGAGGTTCAATCGCGGTCTGAAG ACTCTGGAGGCGATGCTGGCTGGGTTGAAAAGGGGGAGGCCTGTGGACGAGGCAGAAATCCCCCCCCCTGTCGCCACTGGAGCCCAGAGAGACGCCCCTCCTCCCGCTGTTCCTGCACGACCTGCGCCCCCTGTACCATCGAGTCCCGAATCTCCAGATCAGTCGGAGGAGTCGGACGCCACTACGCCATCGCCTGCTGCACCAGAGGTCGTCACGCCAACCAGTGACGAGAAGCAGTGGTCCTCCGCCCCCCCGTCCCATCTGAGCAGCGTCCCGTCTCcagaggagcagacagaggaACCTGCTCTGGTGTCGCAATCCGGTCAGACAGCTG CGACCGCGGCGACCAAGGCGCTGCTGCTGGAAAGGCAGAGCGAATTCAAGATGGCCGCTCTAAGAGCCAAGAAGCAGGGGGACCTGGAGCAAGCGAAACTTTACTTCAAGACCGGCAAG AGGTTCGATGCAGTGATCGAGGCGTTGGAGAAAGGACAAGAAGTCGACCTGAGCggcctccctccatctccaggACAGG GTTCAGGAGGAACCTCCCTTCCAGTGAAGGAACAGACCTCAGGTCCAAACACACAGGTCACCCAACCAGCGGCTGCACTTCCAG CCGCTGCAGCCTCGTCCGTCCCTGCGCCTCCCAGAGACGTGCTGGAGGCTCTGGAGCAGAGACGAGCCAAGTACGTGGAGGCGTCGGCTCAGGCTAAAGCCGCTGGAGACGACCGCAAGGCCCGGATGCACGACCGCATCGCCAAG CAATACCAGAGCGCCATCCGAACTCACAAAGCAGGAAAACCTGTGGACTTTGACGAGCTGCCGGTTCCCCCTG gatTTCCTCCAATCCCAGGCCAGAGAGCTTCAGCGGCTGAGCACAGATTTGTCGCGGCTCTGGAGGCGGCCAGTAAGATCGTTGATGCAGATTCAGCCGAACCtccagaggaagatgaggatgaggagaaagaagaagag TCGAAGTCGGCTGTTCCAGAAGAGACAAAGAAACCATCGTTAGACGTCCCCACCGCAGGTCAGGGACGGAAGAGgactccttcagcttctcctgaCAGATCCACTGCAAGAGAAGGAATCTCCCCAACAG GGGTTCAGCAGCTGGAGTTCCTGGAGGGTCGGAAGAAGCAGTACCTGAAGGCCGCTCTGATTGCGAAGCAGAAGAACGACCTGGATCAGGCCAAGAGTTTCCTCCGCACCGCCAAGGGCTTTGAGCCCATGATCGAGGCGGCACGCAGCGGGAAGTCTGTGGACATCAGCACG GTGCCGTCGCCCCCtggtgatgaagacgaggactTCATCCTGGTGCATCACAGCGACGTTCAGGGCTCAGAGAAAACCGAGCCGGTGTACACACAACTGGCCAAGATCCTCAAAGAGCAGCACGAG AAATGTATGACTCACTCCAAACAGTTCACGCACCTGGGGAACATCTCCGAAACTACAAA GTTTGAGAAGATGGCGGACAGTTGTAAGAAGAGCCTGGAGGTCCTGAAGCTGGCTCAGTCGCGGGGTCTGCCTCCTCCCAAGCATCACTTTGAGCAGAGGTCGTTTCACACGGCCAG GATATTTCCCGAGCTGAGCAGCACTGACATGGTTGTCGTCATCGTGAAAGGAATGAATCTTCCAGCACCGAGTG GAATCCAAACCAACGACCTGGACGCGTATGTGAAGTTTGACTTCCCGTACCCGAGCAGC GAGCAGCcgcagaaacacaaaacatccGTCATCAAGAACACAAACTCTCCAG ATTACAACCAGAGCTTCACGCTGACAATCAACCGCAACAACCGCATCTTCAGGAGGGTGCTGACGTCCAAAGGCTTCAaactggagctgctgcacaaagg AGGTTTCCTCCGGAGCGACAAGCCGATTGGGACGGCCCACGTGAAGCTGGACAAGCTGGAGTCCCAGAGCGAAATCAGGGAAATCGTAGAG GTGATGGACGGTCGTAAACACACAGGAGGTCGTGTGGAGGTGAAGATCCGCATGCGGGAGCCTCTGAGCGGCCAGGACATGCAGTCGAGCACCGAGCGCTGGCTGGTGATCGACAAGTCCCAG GTTGTCGTTTAG
- the cc2d1b gene encoding coiled-coil and C2 domain-containing protein 1B isoform X1 — protein sequence MFAKKKKAPQPRGKGAAAARQMGLFMDPEEMMGLEENLDDSDLEAELASITGEKAAVRGRAKQKGKTPLPMDDIARMADACMRDVDDDDDLEDDEDLLAELQEVVGEEEAEDVATVSSSSTTTDLSEAATQESAPAQQQEVKMSLAPGGLEGHLEERICMYKTASHNAKIAGETSKVRRFNRGLKTLEAMLAGLKRGRPVDEAEIPPPVATGAQRDAPPPAVPARPAPPVPSSPESPDQSEESDATTPSPAAPEVVTPTSDEKQWSSAPPSHLSSVPSPEEQTEEPALVSQSGQTAATAATKALLLERQSEFKMAALRAKKQGDLEQAKLYFKTGKRFDAVIEALEKGQEVDLSGLPPSPGQGSGGTSLPVKEQTSGPNTQVTQPAAALPAAAASSVPAPPRDVLEALEQRRAKYVEASAQAKAAGDDRKARMHDRIAKQYQSAIRTHKAGKPVDFDELPVPPGFPPIPGQRASAAEHRFVAALEAASKIVDADSAEPPEEDEDEEKEEESKSAVPEETKKPSLDVPTAGQGRKRTPSASPDRSTAREGISPTGVQQLEFLEGRKKQYLKAALIAKQKNDLDQAKSFLRTAKGFEPMIEAARSGKSVDISTVPSPPGDEDEDFILVHHSDVQGSEKTEPVYTQLAKILKEQHEKCMTHSKQFTHLGNISETTKFEKMADSCKKSLEVLKLAQSRGLPPPKHHFEQRSFHTARIFPELSSTDMVVVIVKGMNLPAPSGIQTNDLDAYVKFDFPYPSSEQPQKHKTSVIKNTNSPDYNQSFTLTINRNNRIFRRVLTSKGFKLELLHKGGFLRSDKPIGTAHVKLDKLESQSEIREIVEVMDGRKHTGGRVEVKIRMREPLSGQDMQSSTERWLVIDKSQVVV from the exons atgtttgccaagaagaagaaagcaCCTCAGCCCAGAGGCAAGGGCGCTGCTGCAGCCAGACAG ATGGGTCTGTTCATGGACCCTGAGGAGATGATGGGTCTGGAGGAGAATCTGGACGACTCAGACTTGGAGGCCGAACTCGCATCCATCACTGGAGAAAAAGCCGCTGTGAGAGGGAGAGCCAAGCAGAAGGGCAAGA CCCCTCTGCCCATGGACGACATCGCTAGGATGGCCGACGCGTGCATGAGAGATGTGGATGACGATGATGACTTGGAAGATGACGAAGATCTGTTG gcGGAGCTACAGGAAGTGGTgggtgaggaggaagctgaggatgTAGCAACTGTTTCCTCATCTTCTACCACCACTGATCTCTCTGAAGCTGCAACACAAGAGTCTGCACCAGCGCAG cagcaggaagTAAAGATGTCATTGGCCCCGGGCGGCCTAGAGGGCCACCTAGAGGAGAGGATATGCATGTACAAGACGGCCTCACACAACGCCAAGATCGCAGGAGAGACCTCGAAAGTGCGGAGGTTCAATCGCGGTCTGAAG ACTCTGGAGGCGATGCTGGCTGGGTTGAAAAGGGGGAGGCCTGTGGACGAGGCAGAAATCCCCCCCCCTGTCGCCACTGGAGCCCAGAGAGACGCCCCTCCTCCCGCTGTTCCTGCACGACCTGCGCCCCCTGTACCATCGAGTCCCGAATCTCCAGATCAGTCGGAGGAGTCGGACGCCACTACGCCATCGCCTGCTGCACCAGAGGTCGTCACGCCAACCAGTGACGAGAAGCAGTGGTCCTCCGCCCCCCCGTCCCATCTGAGCAGCGTCCCGTCTCcagaggagcagacagaggaACCTGCTCTGGTGTCGCAATCCGGTCAGACAGCTG CGACCGCGGCGACCAAGGCGCTGCTGCTGGAAAGGCAGAGCGAATTCAAGATGGCCGCTCTAAGAGCCAAGAAGCAGGGGGACCTGGAGCAAGCGAAACTTTACTTCAAGACCGGCAAG AGGTTCGATGCAGTGATCGAGGCGTTGGAGAAAGGACAAGAAGTCGACCTGAGCggcctccctccatctccaggACAGG GTTCAGGAGGAACCTCCCTTCCAGTGAAGGAACAGACCTCAGGTCCAAACACACAGGTCACCCAACCAGCGGCTGCACTTCCAG CCGCTGCAGCCTCGTCCGTCCCTGCGCCTCCCAGAGACGTGCTGGAGGCTCTGGAGCAGAGACGAGCCAAGTACGTGGAGGCGTCGGCTCAGGCTAAAGCCGCTGGAGACGACCGCAAGGCCCGGATGCACGACCGCATCGCCAAG CAATACCAGAGCGCCATCCGAACTCACAAAGCAGGAAAACCTGTGGACTTTGACGAGCTGCCGGTTCCCCCTG gatTTCCTCCAATCCCAGGCCAGAGAGCTTCAGCGGCTGAGCACAGATTTGTCGCGGCTCTGGAGGCGGCCAGTAAGATCGTTGATGCAGATTCAGCCGAACCtccagaggaagatgaggatgaggagaaagaagaagag TCGAAGTCGGCTGTTCCAGAAGAGACAAAGAAACCATCGTTAGACGTCCCCACCGCAGGTCAGGGACGGAAGAGgactccttcagcttctcctgaCAGATCCACTGCAAGAGAAGGAATCTCCCCAACAG GGGTTCAGCAGCTGGAGTTCCTGGAGGGTCGGAAGAAGCAGTACCTGAAGGCCGCTCTGATTGCGAAGCAGAAGAACGACCTGGATCAGGCCAAGAGTTTCCTCCGCACCGCCAAGGGCTTTGAGCCCATGATCGAGGCGGCACGCAGCGGGAAGTCTGTGGACATCAGCACG GTGCCGTCGCCCCCtggtgatgaagacgaggactTCATCCTGGTGCATCACAGCGACGTTCAGGGCTCAGAGAAAACCGAGCCGGTGTACACACAACTGGCCAAGATCCTCAAAGAGCAGCACGAG AAATGTATGACTCACTCCAAACAGTTCACGCACCTGGGGAACATCTCCGAAACTACAAA GTTTGAGAAGATGGCGGACAGTTGTAAGAAGAGCCTGGAGGTCCTGAAGCTGGCTCAGTCGCGGGGTCTGCCTCCTCCCAAGCATCACTTTGAGCAGAGGTCGTTTCACACGGCCAG GATATTTCCCGAGCTGAGCAGCACTGACATGGTTGTCGTCATCGTGAAAGGAATGAATCTTCCAGCACCGAGTG GAATCCAAACCAACGACCTGGACGCGTATGTGAAGTTTGACTTCCCGTACCCGAGCAGC GAGCAGCcgcagaaacacaaaacatccGTCATCAAGAACACAAACTCTCCAG ATTACAACCAGAGCTTCACGCTGACAATCAACCGCAACAACCGCATCTTCAGGAGGGTGCTGACGTCCAAAGGCTTCAaactggagctgctgcacaaagg AGGTTTCCTCCGGAGCGACAAGCCGATTGGGACGGCCCACGTGAAGCTGGACAAGCTGGAGTCCCAGAGCGAAATCAGGGAAATCGTAGAG GTGATGGACGGTCGTAAACACACAGGAGGTCGTGTGGAGGTGAAGATCCGCATGCGGGAGCCTCTGAGCGGCCAGGACATGCAGTCGAGCACCGAGCGCTGGCTGGTGATCGACAAGTCCCAG GTTGTCGTTTAG